From the Hevea brasiliensis isolate MT/VB/25A 57/8 chromosome 13, ASM3005281v1, whole genome shotgun sequence genome, the window TGAGGTCCCTATTTTCTCCTACACTCAGCTTGAAGAAGCAACTAATAACTTTGATCCAGAAAAGGAGCTTGGAAATGGAGGCTTTGGGTCTGTATACTATGGTAAAGAGCCACATCTATTTTGTTTGAGCCCCAAATcgtttttcaaaggaaataaaaagAATTAGAAAAAATTGAATGTGTTTTTATCATCATTGTCAACCAGGAAAACTACATGATGGGAGGGAGGTTGCCGTCAAGCGCCTATATGAGCATGACTACAGAAGGTTTCAGCAGTTCATGAATGAAATAAAAGTTCTCACACGCCTTCGCCACAAAAATCTTGTCTCTCTTTATGGGTGCACTTCACGCCGCAGCCGTGAGCTCCTCCTTGTCTATGAATACATCCCCAATGGCACCGTTGCTGATCATCTCCATGGTAATGGAATCCACTCTAGTCCACTAACTTGGCCAATTCGTATGAGGATTGCTATAGAAACAGCTAGCGCTTTGGCTTATCTCCATGCTTCTGATATCATTCATCGGGATGTGAAAACTAATAACATTCTCCTTGACAACAATTACCATGTCAAAGTTGCAGATCTTGGGCTTTCCAGGTTGTTCCCCACTGATGCCACCCATGTCTCAACTGCTCCGCAAGGGACTCCTGGCTATGTTGATCCTGAATATCACCAATTTTACCAGCTAACTAATAAGAGCGATGTCTACAGCTTTGGTGTCGTCCTTATTGAACTCATATCATCAATGCCTGCTGTTGACATGACTAGGCATCGGCATGAGATTAATTTGGCAAACTTAGCAATGAACAAGATTCGAAAATGCGCTTTTGATGAGTTGATTGACCCATGTCTTGGGCATCAGTCAAATGAGGTAGTTAAAAGAATGATAACTACAATTGCAGAGCTGGCCTTTCAATGCTTGCAACATGATAAAGAAATGAGACCTTCTATGGATGAGGTATTGGAAGAACTACAAAGAACTGAACGTGGGGAATATGAATTAGAGAATATAGAGGACGGACATAATGATAACGACGTCTCAAAGAGTGTGGAGCTGCAACCTTCACAACCAGATTGTGATGATATTGCATTGCTAAAGAATATTCAGCCACCTTCTTCACCTAATTCAGTGACTCAAAAATGGTTTAGTGGTAGTTCTACAATATCTAAGTTCAGTTATTAAGGTTTCTTTATCGTAGTGCTTTGGTTTTTAAGATGAGCGTATGTGAATATTTTTTGTTTGGCACTAATTGACTGGGAATCTGGGGTAAAGTATCATTTTGTTCACAACAGCTTATCTCTATTTTTCTGTTCATTGTCAGATGCATTTAATCATCACTGGTGGGTTGAAAAGTAACAAATTAAAAGGAGCTatcatagattttttttttttttttttttgcttttgagATATTTTAGATCAGAGCCTGGTTTtcacttttttctttcttttttaactCTCTGCCAATGAAAGGAACACTCCCTCCAGTTTCTTGATACGGAGTCTGTATTgcctctgtttttttttttttttaatatgtgtGTTTTGCATTCTATGAGCGCGCAGACAATTCATCCCATGAGGAGAAACCAAAAGTTAATTGAAATTTGTGGTGGTGGTATGGATCTTTGTACCTAATTAATTTTGTCTTCACAGAGTCCAACTTTTTATACATTAGGATGTAAAGTCTTGAAGAATCATTCTCTTTTTTGGTTGTAACTCCTTaagatttgttttttttttttcctccttgtAATCATGAAGTAGGTTAAATGCCAAATAAACACGATAAAATAGAAGTTGAAGATGAAGAGAAAACACAAATTTCATTGCTAAAACAGAGGTTACATAAACACATGTGCGGAAACTCTTTTTTTCTTTACATGCTTTCTTATTTTCTTAgctctctgcaactcttatagcAGTCCCTTGCACCCTCTGCTTTCTCTCTGTTTTCTAAAAACAACCTCTTCTCTTTTATAGATGTAAACTGTGTGCGCGATCACATGTGAAGATTTAAAGACAAGGAAAGAGAAAAGTCTGGTGGTGATCCAAAGAGAAGAGGCTGGCTGGCTAAAAGTGTGGTGGTGATCCAAATGTGAAGATTTAAAGACGAGGGAGAGGGCAGGGCAGGGGAAAGTGGAGGCGGCTTAAACATGCAAGTTGTAAAACCATGTCGAAACTGCACTAGATGCCATTCGTGCATTTCGCCTGCGGCCATTCATAAATCCACAAGCTCAAATTTGTTATTACTTTCTCTtgtatatttataataaaatgttGATTAGCTTCCCTTTGTTTAGTTGAAGAAAGAAAACCGccaattttttaagaaatataaaCCAAGAAACTCAAGCAATGTCATGTCCCAGTATCAATCATGCCATGCCTGTAATGATGGTATAGCAACCAAGTAGTATCTGCATTTGGTGCATTCCCACCAACCGCACAATAGAACTTTGAAATGATTCTGGTTTATTACCAAATCAAATCCTTCACATAGCTTGTTCTATTGGTCAAAGAAGAGGGCACCAAAGTAACGAGTATCTATTAGGTTACAATGAGGATTTGATTTGAAGTTTTTATATGCCATAGCTTATGAAGATGGAAACCAGTGAGCTTTATGCACTACAAATGGATTATACAAAATAAACCAGAAAAAGAACTTCTCTTTCAACATTTAAAAACTTAAGGGCTTAATTGCATTTATAATTTAGATAATTTTACTACCAAAATTTTAGCTGAAATACATCAGACTTATGGCTCAATCGATTGGCAACAAAATTGTACCTACTGGTCCTACTACTAGTTCAAACAAAAACCAGCCAGCGATTAGTTTTCTTTACGATCTCTTATTGACTAAATTTCaacccaattaaaaaaaaaatcaaaaaaaatgATAAGgttataaatttcaataatttacaatttatattgtTTACGTTAATTTATTACACGTAGAATCCACAGGTGCTATAGTCCAAATTAACATTAccatttcccttggtttaaatttAACCATGAAATCAATGAAGCTCATGACAATctacatattattattattgatataaTCCGTCTAAAAATCAAACCTGATGTACATTGGACCTGGCTCATCAAGTCCGACCTGACCCAATGGAGTTTGAATCAGATTTTGGGACCAGACATGCAGGCAATCTGACATCAACCCAAGATCGTCAGTTCCAAACCCGTGGAGATTGGTCaaatcaattgaccaatttacaGTTAAGCTGATTCTGAAAGAGCTCGAATTGTAAAGAATGAGCTCGGTATGACGCGAATAGAAGATAAAAGCTATTGAGAATGGTAAGTGATTATCACCCAGAATCACACTGAAAGGATAAAATCTTGTAGTGTTCGACAACACATAACTCAGTATTGGCCAATGCAATTCCCGGAATCATGCCATAATGTCTCCTATCACTGATATAAATAGGCCCGTAGCATTTACTCATGTACATTTTGACATTCATTCTCATTTTTTCATggttatatttcataaatattctAAAATCTCTCTAACTTAAATATTAAAGTGACTGTCATTAGATTACCAACTTGACCTTGTTATTAGTTTCAGGCAAATCGAAATCCAACCACATTCATCCGATGACCAAAAAATATCAGGTAACatcaattattattaaatttttattgatttttctaaatttttaatatctAACGAACTacaattttttaaattagttttaatttaaaaatggctatcaaaattttttacttaatatatttaaaaaattagttaCATTTCTAGAACAACTAAAAATATaactttattaaaaataaaactaaaactcAATATATTTGTATATATTTCAAAGATAAGGAATTGCCAATTGCGTAAGAGATGAAACGCAAATGTGTTTATAATATTTGGATAAATTGCTTTTTAGTTTCTGAGTCatatcaaaattaataatttaattcttgtgttattaaaaaaattttatttaatcctTCGCATTTGATTTAATCAATTAGTTGGTCTCTTTATCAGATTTAAATAAGATTTTATGTTAATCAATGAGATCAATGGAGAGAAAAAATTTTTATACCCAAAATATCCTTCACATGTCTCTCAGATATCCCTCTCCTTCCCATTTTTTTTCTCTCTGTCCCTCTCTCACGTTTCTTTCCCTCTCTCTcccttctttttctctctctccatCTGTTTCTCCCTTTCCTTGTTTCTCTCTTCTTATCCATTATTAAATCCTGAACCATAAATCACAAACAATAAAAAACCATTTATTATCCCACATAAACCGAGTATAAGGTAAGAGtactaaatataaaaatttgtacAATCTCCCTTAAGCTAGCTTTTGGAATTAAGTTAAGCCAATCCATTTTCTTTAATGATATCAAAGCCAACCCTCCCCCTCCCCCCTTAGAGGTTGAGTTGGTCCACTTTTTTTATATGGTATCAAAGTTATGCCTTGTAAGCAGGGATGGCAACTGGTTGAGTTTTTGCGGGTATCCGATCCGATCGAACCCTAATAGGATGTGTTTGGGTAGTATATAATCGGATTTGGGATGGGTTCGGATTTGAAATTTAATACCGGTCACGGGTTCGGGTTTATATATTGGGTATCCATTACCCGaacccgtttatataaatatttaattaaatataaaatatatatttttttaataatatttataaatttttatatattttattttatataaaataaaattgaaatattttatgaaattattaaaattttaaaatataaattattaataaaaataatttttttatatagat encodes:
- the LOC110648598 gene encoding LEAF RUST 10 DISEASE-RESISTANCE LOCUS RECEPTOR-LIKE PROTEIN KINASE-like 1.1 isoform X1, whose amino-acid sequence is MGMGVLSFLALFALFHPAASYSLADIDDFFKRCPEIDCGKLGKIIAPFTNKTLPQWCAPFVVDDCDKEHQKIQLNRGGRWYEIESIHQSNTIDITDTEFQKQLNSRQCQSFKNFNFPSFNYVRFTITNNLTLFKCNHASNLTPHPNFYFNYTECNNFSIYYTYMNRTLRTPPPNCSIVQLPIKVNHSYDNIFDLLTASFSLQVYWWSECYLCQKISNGTCLYKSNEKFPCADANGKLIPIPSETSQPKRQGGPKRKLEIGLTCLAAATVIVLFIISIWYRYKRKDAPSNTLSAITSSNLSPKSDLEEDNVYFEVPIFSYTQLEEATNNFDPEKELGNGGFGSVYYGKLHDGREVAVKRLYEHDYRRFQQFMNEIKVLTRLRHKNLVSLYGCTSRRSRELLLVYEYIPNGTVADHLHGNGIHSSPLTWPIRMRIAIETASALAYLHASDIIHRDVKTNNILLDNNYHVKVADLGLSRLFPTDATHVSTAPQGTPGYVDPEYHQFYQLTNKSDVYSFGVVLIELISSMPAVDMTRHRHEINLANLAMNKIRKCAFDELIDPCLGHQSNEVVKRMITTIAELAFQCLQHDKEMRPSMDEVLEELQRTERGEYELENIEDGHNDNDVSKSVELQPSQPDCDDIALLKNIQPPSSPNSVTQKWFSGSSTISKFSY
- the LOC110648598 gene encoding LEAF RUST 10 DISEASE-RESISTANCE LOCUS RECEPTOR-LIKE PROTEIN KINASE-like 1.1 isoform X2, producing MGMGVLSFLALFALFHPAASYSLADIDDFFKRCPEIDCGKLGKIIAPFTNKTLPQWCAPFVVDDCDKEHQKIQLNRGGRWYEIESIHQSNTIDITDTEFQKQLNSRQCQSFKNFNFPSFNYVRFTITNNLTLFKCNHASNLTPHPNFYFNYTECNNFSIYYTYMNRTLRTPPPNCSIVQLPIKVNHSYDNIFDLLTASFSLQVYWWSECYLCQKISNGTCLYKSNEKFPCADANGKLIPIPSETSQPKRQGGPKRKLEIGLTCLAAATVIVLFIISIWYRYKRKDAPSNTLSAITSSNLSPKSDLEEDNVYFEVPIFSYTQLEEATNNFDPEKELGNGGFGSVYYGKLHDGREVAVKRLYEHDYRRFQQFMNEIKVLTRLRHKNLVSLYGCTSRRSRELLLVYEYIPNGTVADHLHGNGIHSSPLTWPIRMRIAIETASALAYLHASDIIHRDVKTNNILLDNNYHVKVADLGLSRLFPTDATHVSTAPQGTPGYVDPEYHQFYQLTNKSDVYSFGVVLIELISSMPAVDMTRHRHEINLANLAMNKIRKCAFDELIDPCLGHQSNEVVKRMITTIAELAFQCLQHDKEMRPSMDEVLEELQRTERGEYELENIEDGHNDNDVSKSVELQPSQPDCDDIALLKNIQPPSSPNSVTQKWFSDVNCVRDHM